The DNA region GGCCGCCACCACGTCGCCGGCGAGGACCCGCGGGCTTCGTTCCGCCGTGCCGAGGACGTGCACGCGGTCGATGACGCCGCCCTGCGCCAAGTCGACCCGGACGGCGGATACGCCGCGCACCTTACGGATCACGCCCTCGGCGCGCTGAGCGAGCGTCTCCCCCCGCACCTGTCCCGCCACGCGGACCCGCCTCTCCGGACGTACACCGCCCGTCGCTGCGATCTGCCCTTCTCTACGCCCTGCGGCCCCGCCGCTCCTTCGGACGTTCTACAGAGACCACCGCCGCCGGAGTTGGTCGAGCCCGCCGCCCGCCCGCAGCGCCTGAATCACCGCCGAGACGTAGTCCGCGAGATCCTCGGCGCCGGGGCGCACGACCAGGACCAGCGGCGTCGCCGGGACGCCGGTCGAGGTGGCGCGCAGTCCGGTTCGGCCCGCCACGAACCCGAGTCCCTCGGGTCCATCGGTGATCGCCGCGTCGACACGGCCGGACGCGACGGCGGCGAGACTCTGCTCGGGAAGATACGTGGACACCAACGTGACGCCGGCGTCCCGCGCGATGCGCTCACCGGCGCTTCCGGCGGGCGCCGCGGTCGGGCGGCCCCGCAGGGCCGCGAGATCGTGACCGCGGGTGCGCGAACCCCAGACGATAGTCGGCGAGGCGACCGCGTACGGCGCCGAGGCCGCTCCCGGCACCGTGCCCGTGGGCAACCCGCCGACGGCGAGGTCCGCGTCCGCCGGAAACTTGTCCCGCAGTACGCCGATCGGCGTATCGGTGATCTCCGCGCGCACTCCGAGTGCCTGGGCGACCAGCCCGACGAGATCGACGTCGAAGCCGCGCGGGCCCGAACTGTCCCGGAACGCCATCGGCGGCACGGAGAGATCGGCGGCCACGCGAAGCCGTCCCGCACGCCGCACGGCCGCGACGGCGGGGCCCGCCGCGGCGGGATGCGGCACCGAGGGCAGCGGCGGCGCCTGCTCGGCGGTGCGCGGGCTGCAGGCCGCGACGGCGAGCAGCGCGAGTCCGGCGACGGCGGCGCGCGCCCAGGCAAGGGTCACACCGCTGATTATGCAACAGGGGAGCGGACGCGGCAACGCGAATTTCGAATATTCATGCACACGTTCCGGGCCCCGATCAAGGATCGGACGCGGCGTTGGACCGGCCGGGTCCTGGCGGCCGCGGTGCTCTGCCTGATCGCGGCGGGCGGGGCGGGCGCGGCACCTGTCTATCCTCTATACTACGCGTTCGAGATCCCGCCGGTGTTGACGGGATTCGAGCTGTCGGCAAGCTACGAGCGCCGCGCGATCTATACCGGGCTGCTCCGCGGCACCCTCGGGGGCCTTCCGGTCGAAAAGAGCGCGTTCACCTACCGGCCCGGCGCGAGCGCGGGGGCGGGCGGAGGCGAATTCTCGCTCCAGACCGCGGCCGGCGCCGTCGAGCACGGCCTCATTCTCATGACCACGGACGGCCGGCAGATTACGCTGCTGTTCCTCGGCACGTATCTCGGCGCGCGCCTCCAGTTTCACATCGTGGGTCTCGCGAAAGACTTCGGAACGACGGCGATCACCAGCAGGGGATTGGCCGATACGAGCTTCGCGAGCCACGCCGACTACCTCACCGCCGTGACACAGGGAGCCGCCGCGCTGGCGCCCGCGGCTCGAGCCGAGGCCATCGCCCACGCGAACGCCAACCCACGTCTCGTGTCCGCGTACCAGCGCGAGACCGGCGCGCCCTAGGCCGGACACGCGGCCCGCGCCCTACCGCAGCAAAAAGCCGTCCGGCAGCGGATCGTCGGGCTCGAGCACGAAGGTGTGAAAGCCCGTAATCGAGGCCGACCCCGTGACTTCCGGGATCACGGCACGATGCGGGCCGACGCGCGCGTCCTCCACGAGCCGCCCCGAGAACCGGGTGCCGACCAGGCTTTCGTTCACGAACGGCGCGCCGACGGACAGGCGCCCGTCGGCCCACCGCGCCGCCATGACGGCGGACGTGCAGGTGCCGCACGGCGAGCGGTCGACCTCGCGGTCGGCAAACACCGTCAGACTGGTCTGATCGACATCCGCGCGCCGGGGCGGCCATCCCGTCACGACGCCGTAGAGTCCCTGGATCTCGGGCTCCAGCGGGTGGACGATGGCCGCGCCGCGCAGCACCGCGGCCTTGATCGCCGCGGCGGCGTCCACCAGGCGGCCGAGGGCCCCCGGCTCGTCACCGAGGCCGGCGGCGGGCCCGTCGACCAGCGCGTAGAACGCCCCGCCGTACGCCACGGTCACGGCGACGCGTCCGAGCCCGTCGACCGCCACGGTCCGCCGGTCCAGCACGAAGCTCGGCACGTTGCGCACCGTCACCGCCCGGACGCGGCCCTCCTCGATCGCCGCGCGTGCCCGCACGAGGCCGGCGGGCGTATCGAGCGCGATCGAGACCTCCGGGCCGGCCGGGGGGAGCAGCCCGGTCGCCGCCAGCGCCGTGACCAGCCCGATGATCCCATGACCGCACATCGTGCTGTAGCCTTCGTTGTGCATGAACAGCACGCCGCAGAACGCGTCCGCGGAGACCGGCGGCGTCATCACGCAGCCGTACATGTCCGCGTGGCCTCGCGGCTCCCACATGAGAAATCGCCGGACGTGGTCGAGATGGTCGCGCAGATAGCGCCGCCGCGCGAGGATCGTCTCGCCGGGCAGCGGCGGCAGCCCGCCGGTGACGATGCGCAGTGGCTCCCCGCCGACGTGGCAGTCCACCGTCTGGATGATGCGGCGGTACGACATGCCCGCTCATTCGCGTCACGCACACGACCTCCTCGCGCGGCGAGGAGGAGACCGGGTCCCGGAGGCCAACAAACACCGCACGATGCCGGCCCGATTTCTCACCCCGCAGGAGGTCGCCGCGGAGTTGCGCGTGTCGCCCGCGGTGGTGCTGCGCCTCTTGCGGCGCGGGGAGCTGCCCGCGCTGCGCGTCGGCCGGGTCTGGCGCGTGGCCGAGGACGATCTGCGCCGGTGGATCCGGCGCCGTCGTGCGCCCTCCGCGCGCGGTGCGCTGAACGGCCGCGGCGGACTCTGCCTGTGCGGGTGCGGTGACCGCGTCGCGGCCGCCGGCGCCCGCTTCCTGCCGGGACACGACGGCAAACTGGTGCACCGGCTCATGACGGATCAGGGCATGACGTTCGAGGCGGCGCGCGACGCGGTGCGCCGCGCAGAGCGTCCGCGGCTGCAGCAGCGGCTGTTCTGACCCGCGACCGCAAGCCGCGAGCTCGATGGGCGCGCCTCTGGGCCTGCGGCGCGAGCGAAGGATGCGACGCCCTTGAGCGAGCGTGCCGGGGGTGACGACGCGACCGCGGTTGGGTTCTTTGGTTATAATGGGGCCATGGAAAAACGAGCCGCCGCCGAGCTCCGCCGGACGTTCGGCCGGCGCGTCCACGACGCGCGGCGCGATGCGGGGCTGAGCCAGACGCAGCTCGCGCACGCCCTCGGCCTGCGCAGCGGGGTCGCGGTCGGCGACTGGGAGCGCGGCAAAGCGCTCCCGAAGTTCGAGACGTTTCTTCGTCTCTGCCAGGCGGTGAACCAGCCGCCGGCCTTCTTCATCGAGGGCTACCGCGACCGGCCGGTCAAGGATCCGCTCGATCGCCTCCGCGAGACGTTCGAAGCGGCGGAGGCCAAGACCGGCCAGCGGCACCTCGAGCTGCTGCACCGGCTCGAGCACCTGCCGGTCGAAGTCGGCCGCGGCATCGCACCGGAAGAACTGCGCGTGGCGCTCGACCACCTGCGATTCGAAGAGGCCGCCGCCACGGCGCAGGCCCGGCTCGCGGCGGCGGGGCGGCGGGGCGACGGCGGACTACCGTCCCGCGCTCCCGATGAGACCCGCGAGGCCGCGCAGGAGGCGTTCCGCCTCGGGTGGGACGCGGCGCTCGGCGCGCTTCGCGACTGGCTGTACCGGCGCGCGCGCGCATGACCCCCTCCGGCATCTTCGTGTATGGCACGCTGCAGGACGACGCGCTGGTGCAGCGTCTGCTCGGACGGCCTCTGCCGTGGAAGCCCGCGGTGCTGGAAGGGTATTGCCGGACGCTGGACGCCTCGATCGGGTACCCGGTCGTGCACCCGCTGGCCGGTGCCAGCGTGGACGGCCGGCTGCTCGACCCCGTCGATCAGGAGGCGCTCGCCGCGCTCGACGCCTACGAAGGCCGCGAGTACCGGCGGGTCATCGTACGGGTGCAGACCAGCGACGGACGGACGGTGGACGCCTACACGTACGTCCCCGCACCACGGGCGACGCCGGCGGCGCCGTAAGGATCAGACCCGGGCGCCCGACCGGTACCGCTCCAGCGCGACCCGGATCCGCGTCAGCGCTTCGGTAATCGCCTCGACCGACGCGGCGTAACTCAGCCGCAGATACCCCTGGCCGTGCGCGCCGAAGGCCGTCCCGGCCAGCACGGCGACGCCGGCCTCGTTCAGCAGCGCCGCCGCCAGCGCCCCGGCGTCGGGATCGATCGCCCGCACGTTCGGGAACGCGTAGAACGCGCCCGCGGGCACGAGACACCGCACGCCCGGCAGCGCCCGCAGCCCCGCCACGATCACGTCCCGGCGCCGCCGGAATTCCGCCACCATCCGATCGACACAGTCCTGGGGCCCGCGCAGGGCCGCGATCGCGGCCATCTGCGTGAACGCGGCCGTGCAGGAGTTGGAGTTGACCATCAACTGCGCCAGGCGCGCCGCCACGGCGGGAGTCGCGATGCCGTAGCCGATGCGCCAACCGGTCATCGCGTACGTCTTGCTGAACCCGTCGAGGATGATGGTCTGCTCGGCCATCCCCGGCAGCGACGCGAAGCTCGCGAACCGCTCTCCATAGAGAATGCGGCGGTAGATCTCGTCCGAGAGCACGGTGATCGGGCGGCCGCGGACGATCGCGGCGACCGCCTCGAAATCGGCGCTGGAGAGCACCCCGGCCGTCGGGTTGTGCGGCGAGTTGAGGATAATGAGGCGCGTCCGCGGCGTCACGAGCGCGCGCAGGTCCTCGGGATCCGCGCGGAATTCGCGGTCCTCGCGGAGCACCCACGGCACCGGCCGCGCCTCCAGGAACCGCGCGACCGACTCGTAGATCGGAAATCCCGGATCCGGATAGATCACCTCGTCCCCGGGGTTCAGCAGGGCCAGCATCGCGAAAAACATGATCGGCTTGGCGCCCGGCGTGATGACGACCTGATCCGGATGGACGGGAATGCCCCGGGAGCGCGCGGCGTCGTCCGCGATGGCTTCGCGGGCTTCGAGGAGGCCCGCGGCGGGCGTGTAGTGCGTGTACCCGTCGCGCAGCGCCCGGATCGCCGCCTCCTTGATGTGCTCCGGCGTATCGAAATCCGGCTCGCCGATCTCGAGATGAATGACCGACCGTCCCGCGGCCTCGAGCGCGCGGGCCCGCGCGAGCACTTCGAACGCCGTCTCGGTGCCGAGCCGCGCCATGCGGTCGGCGAATCGCGCCGCGGACCCCGTCTCCTGCGGTGCCTGGGACGCGCGCTCCGGTGCGGCGCCGTCGGGACCCATCTACGTGCCCTCCTGCCAGCCGGCCAGATACCGCGCCTGTTCGGCCGTCAGCGTGTCGATCGCCACCCCCGAGGCGGCGAGTTTGAGCGTCGCGACCTGCCGGTCGATCTCGTCCGGCACGCCGTAGACGGCCGGGGCGAGCGTCCCCCCCCGCCGGGCCAAATATTCCGTCACCAGCGCCTGGTTGGCGAAACTCATGTCCATCACGGCCGCAGGATGGCCTTCCGCCGCGGCCAGGTTGAGGAGGCGGCCCTCGGCCAGCACGTAGATCCGGCGGCCGTCCGCGAGCCGGAATTCTTCCACGTTCGGGCGGACCGGCCGCCGGGAGTCCGCGAGATCCGCGAGCGCGGCGAGGTCGAGCTCGACGTCGAAATGCCCCGAGTTCGCGACGATGGCGCGGTCCTTCATCGCCTCGAAGTGCTCGCGGCGGACGATCGAGGTATTGCCGGTCACCGTGATGACAACGTCGGCGATCTGCACCGCCTGGAGCATCGGCAGCACCCGGTGTCCGTCCATGTGCGCCTCGAGGGCGCGCACCGGGTCGACTTCGGTCACCACGACCTGCGCGCCCATGCCCCGCGCCCGGAGCGCGAGGCCGCGGCCGCAGTTGCCGTACCCGGCGACCGCGATCGTCCGGCCGGCGAGGAGCAGGTTCGTCGCCCGCAGCAGCCCGTCGAGGGTCGACTGACCGGTGCCGTACCGGTTGTCGAAGAGATGCTTCGTCAGCGCGTCGTTCACCGCGACGATCGGGTACTTGAGGACGCCGGCCGTCGCCATGCTGCGCAGCCGGATGACACCGGTCGTCGTCTCTTCACTGCCGCCTCGAACGTCACCGAGCAGCTCGGAGCGCGCGTTGTGGATCGTAGACACGAGATCCGCCCCGTCGTCCATGGTCAGGTGCGGCCGCGTATCCAGCGCCTGGTTGATGTGCCGGTAGTAGGTATCGCGGTCCTCTCCGCGCCGCGCGAACACGGGGAGATGCCACTCGGCCACGAGCGCCGCGGCGACGTCGTCCTGGGTCGAAAGCGGGTTGCTGGCGCACAGCGCCACCTGCGCCCCGCCGTCGTGCAGCGTGCGCATCAGGTTCGCCGTCTCGGTGGTGACGTGCAGGCAGGCCGCGATCCGCACGCCGGCCAGCGGACGCTCGCGCGCAAACCGGTCCCGGATGGCGCGGAGGACCGGCATCTCCCCGTCGGCCCACGCGATGCGGTCCCAGCCCGCGCGGGCCAGGCCGGGATCATTGATATCGACGTTCACCGGTCACCTCCGGCGCCTGGAACGGCGCCTGCCACGACTTCGACAACGGGACCTCGATACCCCGGTCGCCCCGGCGTCAGCGCCGTCCGCCCGCGAGCCGCGCGGCTTCCGGCCGCGCGCGCAACCGCATCATTGCGAGGCTGCCGAGGGCGGGCCCGACGCTCAGCACGGCGAAGGCGAGCCGCCATCCGCCGGCGCGGAGCACGAACGGGAGCACCTGGATGCTGACCGCGGTCAAGAGGAATCCGAGCGACGTCTGCAGCGCCAGCGCGCTGCCGACCCGGCGGGGATCGGCGAGTTCGCTGATCGCGGCGGAGAACTGGGCCGAATCGGCGATCACCGTGATCCCCCACGCCACCGCCACAGCCACGACCACGGCCGGCGCCCGACCGAACAGCAACCCGGCGGCGAGCCCGGCGGCGCCGCTCAGCGCCATCGCGCCGGCGGTCGTGACGGTACGGCCGACGCGGTCCGCCACCAACCCGCCGGCGATGCAGCCGCCGGCGCCGAAGCCGATCACGGCGAACGCCGCGAGGCTCGCCGCGCGGCGGACGTCCCCCGGCGCACCCGCATATCCCGAGGCCTGAAAGCTGGCCAGCAGGAACACCGGGATCCACGTCCACATCGCGTACAACTCCCACATGTGGCCGAAGTAGCCCAGGTTGGCCAGCCGCAGCGCCGGATCGCGCAGCGCCCGAAACGCCCACTGCAGATCGAGCGCGGCGGCGGGCGCGTCGAACGGTCCCAGCCGCACGAAGAACGCGACGATGACGGCGGAGAGGACCGCGCCCCCGCTCGTCGCCGCGATGACCGCCTGCCAGTGCAGGACCGCCGTTCCTCCGGCGGCGATCAGGTGCGGCAGCGCCGATCCCAGCGTCAAGGCCCCAACGAGGGTCCCGATTGCGAGGCCGCGGCCCTCGCGAAACCAACCCGTCATGAGCTTCATCCCCGTCGGGTACACGCCGGCGAGGAGCGCCCCCAGGGCCACGCGCAGACACACGGCCGGGACGAGCCGGCCCGCGGCTGCGGGCAGCAGTCCGTTCACGACCGCCGCGCCGGTTGCGGCCGCGACGAAGACGGTCCGCGCCGACAGCACATCGCCGAGCCCGCTCACCGCCAGTCCGAGCGCGCCGGCCACGAATCCGACCTGAACGCCGACGGTGAGCAGCGCGAGTTGCGACGGCGAGAGGGCCCAGTCCCTCGCGAGCGACGGCGCGACGGCCGCCGCGCTGAACCACGTGCTCATCGCGCCGATCTGCGCCGCCGCGATCAGGCCGAGCGCGGCCCAGCGGCCGGTCGCCACTCCTGGTGCAGACGGTGGTGCCTGGATCGGCGGCATGCCTCCCTACGGTACCAGGAAAATTGCGCCGCCGGGCAAGAAGTCGGCCCTGTGATCCCGACTCCCGCCGTCCGGCTGCCCGGCGGACCGCCGACGGTCCCGCCGCCCCGGTCCGGGCCCCTCGATCTTGAGACGTTGTTTTTCGCACGCCGGATCAGCGCGGTCGAGTGGTCCGCCGACGGCCGGCATCTCTTCTTCGAAACCAACGTCACCGGACGATTCAACATCTGGCAGGTGCCGCGGGACGGCGGGTGGCCGGTCCAGTTGACCGTGTCCGACGAGCGCACGGCGCTCGGCCGTCCGTCCCCGGACGGCCGGTGGCTCCTCTTCTCGCAAGATCGGGCCGGCAACGAGAAGCCGAACCTGATCCTCCAGCCGCTCCCGCGGGGCCGGCCGCGGGCCTTGACTACGACGGCGGGCGTCGGCTACCGCAGCGTGCGGTGGTCGCCCGATGGACGGTCGCTGACCTTCGCCGCCGAGCGGGCGGGCCCGGGCCAATACGACGTATTTCGGCTCGATATCGCCGCCGCGACCGTCGAACGCCTCGCCGGCCACGAGCGCGGCCAGTGTACGACCGTGCGGTGGAGTCCGGACGGACGCCGGCTCGCCCTCACCCGCACCTGGGATTACGCCCACGGCGGCGTGGGCGTCCTCGACCTCGCCGCCGGCGAAGAGCGGACGCTGCTCGCCATCGACCCCGCGGCCGATCACCAGGCGCTCGGGTGGACCCACGACGGCCACGCGCTCCTCGTGTCGTCCAACGCTACGCCGCCGGGCACCTACGGCGTGGCCCGCCTCGACGTCGACACCGCGGTCCTCACGTGGCTCGATCAGGGCGACTGGGACGTCGAGCTGCTCGACACCTCACCGGTGGACGATCGGTATGTCTGCGCGCGGAACGAGGGGGGGACCCACATAGCCGTCCTCCGAGCGCCGGACGGCGAGGCCCGGACGATCCCTCTGCCGGCCGGCGTCGTGGCGGAGGCGATTTTCTCACCCGACGGGCGCTCGATCGCCCTGCTCCACAGCACGGCCGCCTCCCCGTTCGAACTGTGGGTCTACGGCTGCGCCGACGGGACGCTCGTGCGGCTCAGCCGGTCACTGGTGGGCGGCCTCGACGACGAGGACTTCGTCCGCCCGAGTCTCGTGACGTACCCGTCGTTCGACGGGACGCCGATTGCGGCGTTTGTGAACCTGCCGCCCGGTGCGCGGCCCGATCGATCGGCGCCGGGAATCGTGTACCCGCACGGCGGGCCGGCCGCTCAACACATGAACGGCTGGACGCCGCTCGTGCAGTACCTCGTGTCGCACGGCTTCGCGGTCATCGCGCCGAACTACCGTGGATCCACCGGCTTCGGCCGCGCCTTCGAAGAAGCCAACATGCTGGATATGGGCGGCGGGGACCTGCGCGACGTTACCGCCGCCGCGGACGTGCTGGCGGCCTCCGGCTACGTGGACCCGCGGCGCATCGCCGTCATGGGCGGCTCCTACGGCGGCTACCTCACCTTGATGGCGCTCGCCAAGTATCCCGAGCGCTGGGCCGCCGGCGTCGCGATCGTGCCGTTTGCGAACTGGTTCACCGAATACGAGCACGAGGATCAGACGCTGCGGGATTCCGATCGGGCGAGGATGGGCGATCCGGTCGAGCAGGCGGACCTGTGGCGGGACCGCTCGCCGATCTTCTTTGCCGACCGCATCCAGGTACCGCTCCTGGTGCTGGCGGGCGCGAACGACGTGCGCTGCCCGGCGGAGGAAGCGGAGCAGATCGTGCGCGCGGTACGGGCGGCCGGCGGCGACGCCGATCTTCGGATCTATGCCGACGAGGGCCACGGCTTCCGGCGCCGGGAGAACGAACTCGACGCCCACCGCCGGACGGCGGAGTTCCTCCGCCGGCACCTCCAGCCGGGTAAGGAGACGGCATGACGGCGCGGCGCCTCGGGTCGCTACGCTGGCGTGGCGATCGGGGACGGTAGATCCTCGTCCGCAATGCCCGCGGCGCGTGCACACTCGGCGATCGCGCGCCACGTGTCCTCGGGCACCTCGATCCCGGCCGCCGACCGCTCGCGCCGAGCTTCCGCCTCCGGCTGGCCCGGCGTGCGCACCCGGTCGATCCCGGGCGCCGGCGGGACTGCGCGGATGCGGTCCACGATCCGGCGCGCCTGCGTCTTCGCGTCCTCCGCCGGCCGCATCGCCGCGGGATCGATCGCGAGAAACAGAGCACCGGAGTTGTTGTGCACCGGCTCGCCCCCGGGCGCGTCCCGCGTCGCGTCCGCCCCCGTGAGCGCCTGACCGAGCAACTCCGCGGCGACCGAGAGGCCGAACCCTTTGTGGGCCGCGGCCGGCAGCAGCGCGCCGCCGGCGTAGTAGTCCTCGACATCGATCGACGGCCGTCCGTCGCGATCCACGATGGACCCCGGCGGCAGCGGCTTGTGGGCCGCCCGGGCCACCATGAGCTTGCCTGCGGCCACGGCGGTCGTCGCAAAATCGACCACGACCGGATGATCGCCCTCGACGGGGAACCCGACGGCGATCGGGTTCGTGCCCAGCGTCGGGCGGATGCCGCCGTGGGGCACGGCGGCGCGCTGGCCCAAACCGCCGACCCATACCAGCGCGACATATCCCTGTTCGGAGGCACGTTCCATGTACTCGCCCATCCGGCCGAGGTGATTGCACCGGACCGCGCCGACGGCCCCCACGCCGAACTCCCGCGCCCGGCGCACCGCTTCGTCCGTGGCCAGCCGGCCGGCGAGCTGCCCAAACCCCCACTCCCCGCTGACAGTACCGGTCGCCCGCCGGCCGCCGATGACGCGCGGCCTGGCCGCGGGCCGGACCAAGCCGTCGCGAATCCGCTGCGCGTACTGCGGAATCCGTAAGGCACCGTGCGAGTCGTGGCCGGTCAGATTGGCATCGATCAGCGACGCCGCGACGAGCTGCGCGATATCGTCCGGCGCACCCAGCGCGGCGAAGATCCTCGCCCCAAGGGCGGTGAGGGCGTCTGATTGGAAGCGGCGGCCGGCCAAGGGGTGATCACTCCTTCCGTGTCGTCGAGCGCCCGCGCACGAAGCGGCGTGTGACCGCAGACGGGACCTCGCCATCTTCGGCTCGCGGTGGTGCGAGGTCCTGCGGCGCGTAAAACGCTCGTAACATTTGTGATCCGCGGGAAGGAAGCAGGGCGCGTGTTCCCAAAAGTGAGATCACACTCCGGCGACGCGCGCACACAGGAGGAACGGACATGACATTACATCGGCTCGGCCCCAGCGCGGCCGTTCTCGCGGTCGCGCTGGCCGCCGGCGCCGCGCTCGCGGCCGGCGCCCCGACGACGACCGTGCAGGGGACGCTCGCCTCGATCACCGCCACTGCGGCCGACGTGACGACCACGACGGGCACGACCGCCGTCGCGATCACCGACGAGACGCGTGTCACGCGGCGGGTTCCGGCGACGTTGGCCGACGTCAAGACCGGCAGCTTCCTCGGCGTGGCGGCGAACAGGACGGCCGACGGCAGGCTGACCGCGGTGTCGATCAACATCCTGGACGCGTTCCGCGCCGTGGCACGCAGCGGCCAGTTTCCGATGGCGTCCGGTGACGTCATGACGAACGCCGACGTGACGAGCGTGGTGACCTCCGCGTCCGGCCGCACCATCACCATGACCTACCAGGGCAAGACGGCGAGGATCATCGTCCCGCCCAATACGCCGATCCACCGCGTCGAGCCGGCCACGATCGCCGATCTCAAAGCCGGCCAGCAGGTGACCGTGCGCGGGACCGCCGGTCCGGACGGCCGCGTGGCGGCGTCGTCGATTTCGATCGAGTAGATTCACGGAAAGCTACGGGTTCTCGAAGTGCGGATTGCCCACCTCGAAGGAGTCTACGAGCAGGTGGACAAGCGCCTCGGCGCGATTGAGGTCCGTCTGGGCGACCTCGACCGCAAAATCGATGCGAAGATCGACGGCGTCAATGCTCGCGATCTTGGCCGGCCGGCGGTAACCGTGCGGGAGTACTGAGCGGTCTGGGCCGGGCGCCTGCCTGCCGGGACAGGCAGGTCACTCGATGAAGTCTTTGAGCCGCTTGCTCCGGCTCGGATGCCGCAGTTTCCGGAGCGCCTTCGCCTCGATCTGCCGGATTCGCTCCCGGGTGACGCCGAACTCGCGGCCCACTTCCTCGAGCGTCCGCGGGCGCCCGTCGTCGAGGCCGAAGCGCAGCTTGAGCACCTTCCGCTCGCGGGGCGTCAGCGTGTCCA from bacterium includes:
- a CDS encoding Ldh family oxidoreductase, which gives rise to MAGRRFQSDALTALGARIFAALGAPDDIAQLVAASLIDANLTGHDSHGALRIPQYAQRIRDGLVRPAARPRVIGGRRATGTVSGEWGFGQLAGRLATDEAVRRAREFGVGAVGAVRCNHLGRMGEYMERASEQGYVALVWVGGLGQRAAVPHGGIRPTLGTNPIAVGFPVEGDHPVVVDFATTAVAAGKLMVARAAHKPLPPGSIVDRDGRPSIDVEDYYAGGALLPAAAHKGFGLSVAAELLGQALTGADATRDAPGGEPVHNNSGALFLAIDPAAMRPAEDAKTQARRIVDRIRAVPPAPGIDRVRTPGQPEAEARRERSAAGIEVPEDTWRAIAECARAAGIADEDLPSPIATPA
- a CDS encoding DUF5666 domain-containing protein; the encoded protein is MTLHRLGPSAAVLAVALAAGAALAAGAPTTTVQGTLASITATAADVTTTTGTTAVAITDETRVTRRVPATLADVKTGSFLGVAANRTADGRLTAVSINILDAFRAVARSGQFPMASGDVMTNADVTSVVTSASGRTITMTYQGKTARIIVPPNTPIHRVEPATIADLKAGQQVTVRGTAGPDGRVAASSISIE